The Pan troglodytes isolate AG18354 chromosome 8, NHGRI_mPanTro3-v2.0_pri, whole genome shotgun sequence genome window below encodes:
- the LOC129136120 gene encoding collagen alpha-1(XIII) chain, whose protein sequence is MVAERTHKAAATGARGPGELGAPGTVALAAARAERGARLPSPGSCGLLALALCSLALSLLAHFRTAELQARVLRLEAERGEQQMETAILGRVNQLLDEKWKLHSRRRREAPKTSPGCNCPPGKQPCK, encoded by the exons ATGGTAGCGGAGCGCACCCACAAAGCGGCAGCCACCGGTGCCCGCGGCCCTGGGGAGTTGGGCGCGCCCGGGACGGTGGCTCTGGCGGCGGCGCGGGCGGAGCGCGGCGCACGGCTGCCGAGTCCAGGGTCGTGCGGGCTGCTGGCGCTGGCCCTCTGCTCGCTGGCACTCAGCCTGCTCGCCCACTTTCGGACGGCCGAGCTGCAGGCCCGGGTGCTGCGCCTGGAAGCGGAGCGCGGGGAGCAGCAAATGGAGACGGCTATTTTGGGACGAGTCAATCAACTGCTGGACGAG AAATGGAAGCTCCACTCAAGGAGGCGCCGGGAGGCCCCAAAGACATCTCCAGGATGTAACTGCCCACCAGGTAAGCAGCCCTGCAAATAG